Below is a genomic region from Actinomadura sp. NAK00032.
GCCCCACCTGCTCGCGGAACCGGTGGGTGAGGTGCTTGCGGCTCCAGCCGACGTCGGCGGCGAGGTCGCCGACCGTGACGCCGGCGCCGCCGTCCAGCAGCCGCCACGCCCGGGCCACCTCCGGGTCGGGGGCGGGGCCGGCGTCGAGGCGGCGCAGCAGGAAGGCGTCCAGCAGGTCGAAGCGGGCGGCCCAGGACGGGGCCTCGGCGAGCCGCTCGACCAGCACCCGCGCCTCGCTCCCGAGCAGGTCGGGCAGCTCCACGGCCGCGTTGGTGAGGCGGGCCATCGGGACGCCGAGCAGCGAGTAGGCGCCGAGCGGGGTCACGTCGAGCTGGATGCCGCGCTGCCCGCCGGGGCTGAGGTACATGCCGTGCCCGTCGTGCATGCCGGCCACGAACGACCCGTACGCGCGGTCGCGGACGCCGGGGTCGGGGACCGCCAGGTACAGCGGCGGACCCAGGTTGAGGATCACGACGGTGGTGCGGGTGGGCAGCGTGCGCATCCGGCTCGGGACGGCGAGCGTCTCCCAGTAGCCGTCGTAGGAGCGCAGGAACGGGCGCAGCGCCGGGTGCGGGCGCCCCTGCGCCAGGTACCAGCCGCCCCGGTCGGTGACCGCGACGGGCCTGCCGGTGACCGCGGCGGGCTTGTCGGCCATGCTCCCAGT
It encodes:
- a CDS encoding AraC family transcriptional regulator, which encodes MADKPAAVTGRPVAVTDRGGWYLAQGRPHPALRPFLRSYDGYWETLAVPSRMRTLPTRTTVVILNLGPPLYLAVPDPGVRDRAYGSFVAGMHDGHGMYLSPGGQRGIQLDVTPLGAYSLLGVPMARLTNAAVELPDLLGSEARVLVERLAEAPSWAARFDLLDAFLLRRLDAGPAPDPEVARAWRLLDGGAGVTVGDLAADVGWSRKHLTHRFREQVGLPPKVMARVLRFRRAVELLAGGAAFADAAAACGYYDQAHLNREFRALSGCTPTELVGGQLEQQRTTTLAEPA